Proteins from a genomic interval of Quercus robur chromosome 9, dhQueRobu3.1, whole genome shotgun sequence:
- the LOC126698789 gene encoding acyl-coenzyme A thioesterase 2, chloroplastic isoform X4: MDLNSSLSSNTIPVVSTLTKPTEDAKSSPTSEVHKPISYWPGVYHSPVTDALWDERVSINERLFDIPDDAPPPTELLTRTPSESRTTIVYAFSSDSTLREQYKDPWNEFRIGKLLEDLDALAGTITFKHCSDDDITTRPLMLVTASVDRIVLKKPVSVDKDLKISGSVIWVGRSSIEIQMEVITQGEGPDDSDSVALTANFIFVARDYKTNKAAQVNRLTPETEQEKFLYDGAEARDKVRKMKRGEDKKQSDKSEVNRLEALLSEGRIFCDMPALADRDSILLRDTRLENALICHPQQRNLHGRIFGGFLMHKAFELAFSTAYAFAGIVPSFLEVDHVDFYKPVDVGDFLRFKSCVLYTELDNPDQPLIYVEVVAHVTRPEMRSSVVSNTFYFTFTVRPEAKAPKNGFRLRNVVPATEEEAQRVLERMDAEALQRSQSI; this comes from the exons atggatttgaattcctCGCTTTCTTCTAACACCATTCCTGTTGTCTCAACTTTGACTAAGCCCACTGAGGATGCCAAATCTTCTCCTACTTCTGAGGTGCACAAGCCAATTAGCTATTGGCCAGGAGTGTACCATTCACCAGTGACAGATGCATTGTGGGACGAGAGGGTGAGCATCAATGAGAGGCTATTTGACATACCAGACGATGCCCCTCCTCCTACTGAATTGCTCACAAGAACTCCCTCAGAGAGTCGCACCACCATTGTCTATGCTTTCTCCTCCGACTCCACCTTGAGAGAGCAGTATAAGGATCCGTGGAATGAGTTCAGAATTGGAAAGTTGCTCGAAGACCTTGATGCCTTGGCTGGCACCATCACTTtcaag CATTGTTCGGATGATGATATCACAACAAGGCCTCTCATGCTAGTCACAGCTTCTGTGGACAGGATCGTGCTGAAGAAGCCAGTAAGTGTTGACAAAGATCTCAAAATAAGTGGTTCTGTCATATGGGTTGGCCGCTCCTCAATTGAGATTCAAATGGAAGTCATAACTCAAG GTGAGGGCCCGGATGATTCAGACTCGGTAGCTCTGACTGCCAACTTCATCTTTGTGGCCCGCGACTACAAGACTAACAAAGCAGCTCAAGTGAACCGGCTCACACCAGAAACTGAACAGGAAAAGTTCCTTTATGATGGAGCGGAAGCAAGAGATaaagtgagaaaaatgaagagggGAGAAGATAAAAAGCAAAGTGATAAATCGGAGGTGAATAGATTAGAAGCTTTGTTGTCTGAAGGCAGGATTTTCTGTGACATGCCAGCCTTGGCCGACAGAGACAGCATTCTTCTGAGGGATACTCGGCTCGAAAATGCTTTGATATGCCATCCACAACAGAGAAACCTCCATGGACGAATCTTTGGAGGGTTTCTGATGCACAAAGCATTTGAATTGGCTTTTTCAACGGCTTATGCCTTTGCTGGAATAGTTCCTTCCTTTCTGGAAGTTGATCATGTTGATTTCTATAAACCT GTGGATGTTGGAGATTTCCTGCGTTTCAAATCATGTGTTCTTTACACAGAACTTGACAATCCTGATCAGCCTCTAATCTATGTTGAAGTTGTTGCTCACGTTACGAGGCCTGAGATGAGGTCTAGTGTG GTGTCAAATACTTTCTATTTTACTTTCACTGTTCGTCCTGAGGCAAAAGCCCCAAAGAATGGATTTAGGCTCAGGAACGTTGTTCCAGCGACAGAGGAAGAAGCTCAACGTGTTCTGGAGCGCATGGATGCTGAGGCCCTGCAAAGATCACAGAGCATTTAA